In Candidatus Acidiferrales bacterium, the sequence GTCGCCCATCAAGTCGCCACCGCCGCCGCGACGGCAAAACCGGGAGCCCGCAGCGCCCTCGTCGTGGACGACGAGGAGAGCGTGGTTGACCTTCAGCGACACATCCTCGAAGAGCTCGAAATAGCGGTCTCGACCGCTAAAGACGGCAAAGAAGCGCTGGGGCGTCTGGCGGCGGACTCCTTCGACCTCATCATCCTTGACCTGAAGATGCCGGGAGGAATTTCCGGCCGCGACGTGTACGAGTGGCTGCAGGAAAACCGGCCAGGCAAAGAGAAAGCGGTGCTATTTATCACCGGAGACGTCGTCAACCATGAGACCGCGCAATTTCTTTCTCAGGCTAGCGTGCAAGCGCTGACCAAGCCCTTCGCTCTCGAAGAGTACCGGAAGGCAGTCGCCAAAGTCCTGTTGATTCCAGGGCCCGCGGTGATCCTGCCCGGCAGGCCCCATGCCATCTGAAGGGAGGCGGCTATTCCCTTGCTGCCTGGCGCGGGGACTTTGCTGAAGAAACTTGAGAGATGGCCGCTTCTAGGATCTCCATCCCCTCCTCCAACTGCTCATCGGTGATAACCAGCGACATCAGGGTCCGGATCACATTGCCGTAAGTGCCGGCGGTGATGGTGATCAGGCCGTGCTTGAAACAATACTCGGCGACGGCGCTCGTTTCCTCTTTCGCCGGCTGGCGGCTCGCACGGTCGGAGACCAGCTCAAGCGCCTGCATGGCACCAAGCCCGCGGCAATCGCCGATGAGCGCATAATCTTTGGCCCATCGGCTGGCCCGCTCCTGGAACCGCCTGCCGATTTGCCGCGAACGTTCCAGCAGGTTCTCCTTCTCGAATATTTCCATCACTGCCAGCGCCGCCGCGCACGCGGCCGGATTACCTCCAAAGGTTCCCCCCAGACCGCCCACCGCCGGCCGATCCATGATTTCCGCCCGGCCGGTAATGGCCGCGAGGGGCAGCCCGCCGGCCATGGACTTCGCCGAAACCAGGAGGTCGGGAACAAAACCGAATTGTTCGGATGCAAAAAGCGTTCCGGTGCGACCGAAGCCGGTCTGCACTTCGTCAGCGACGATCAAAATGTTGTGCTTGCGACAAATTTCCTCGAGCACGCCAAAGTACTCCGCCGGCGGCACCACAAAGCCACCCTCGCCGAGAATGGGCTCAACCACCACCGCCGCCACGCGCTCAGCCTGCACGACTCGTTGGAAGGTGTCCTCCAGATGCCGCACGCAAAACAAATGGCACTCCGGATAGGCCAGGCTGTAGGAGCAGCGGTAGCAGTAAGCGTAAGGGACGCGATAGACCTCCGGGGCGAAGGGACCAAAGCTGTCCTTGTAAGGATGAATCTTGCTGGTCAGGGAGAGCGTGAGAAGGGTGCGGCCATGAAAGGCATCTTCGAAACAAAGGATCGCCGGGCGGCCAGTGGCGGCGCGAGCAATCTTGACTGCGTTTTCGACGCCTTCAGCGCCGCTGTTGACGAAGAGCGTTTTCTTGGCGAAATCGCCGGGAGTGAGCTGGTTCAATTTTTCGGCCAAGCGGACGTAGCCCGAGTACGGCGTCACGCTAAAGCAGGCATGGAGAAACCGCTCGGCTTGCGCTTTCACCGCCGTCACCACTGCCGGCGCGGCGTGGCCTACGTTCATCACCCCAATCCCGCCGGCGAAGTCGAGATAGCGATTCCCATCCACATCCTCCAGTACCGCACCCTCGGCGCGTTCGATGAAAATCGGCGTGGCGTGATAGGGCCCGCGCGGAACGGCTGCTTGTCGCCGGGCCATCCACTCGAGCGACTTGGGACCGGGAATGTCGGTTTTGATCAGGATTGAACCCATTGCGGTTCCGTTCAACGGCTCACGATTGCCCCCGATGGGTCGGCGTGGGAAGCACGGGTGGCGGGTCACCGCTCCCCGGCTCAATACCACCCAATCGGCTGTTCATTCAAGTTTATGTAAACCTGCTTGACCTCAAGATACCCCTCCATTCCCCAGGGACCAAGCTCACGACCAAAGCCGGACTGTTTGTAGCCGCCCCAGGGCGCTTCCACGTAGGTGGGCTGCATGTGGTTGACCCAAACAATGCCGGCGCGAAGCGCCTTCACGGTGCGCATGGCCTTGAAGATATCGCGCGTCCAGACGGCGGCAGCGAGGCCATAGTGAGTGTCGTTGGCGATCTGGATCGCCTGCGCTTCATTCTCAAACGGGATCACCGCGGCCACCGGGCCAAAGATCTCTTCGCGTGCGATGCGGGCGCGATTGTCCACGTCGTAGAAAATCGTCGGCTCAATGTAGAAGCCCCTGTCGAGTCCGGCGCCCGTGGCCGGGCCGCCGCCAATCGCCACCTTGGCCTCCTTCTTGCCGATTTCCTGGTAACTGCGAACCCGTTCAAACTGCTCCCGGTTCACGACCGGGCCCATCTTTGTTTCTCGCTCGAGCGGCGGACCCAGCTTGACGCGTTTGGTCTTCTCCACCATCCCCTCCAAGAACGCCTTGTAGA encodes:
- the gabT gene encoding 4-aminobutyrate--2-oxoglutarate transaminase, with amino-acid sequence MGSILIKTDIPGPKSLEWMARRQAAVPRGPYHATPIFIERAEGAVLEDVDGNRYLDFAGGIGVMNVGHAAPAVVTAVKAQAERFLHACFSVTPYSGYVRLAEKLNQLTPGDFAKKTLFVNSGAEGVENAVKIARAATGRPAILCFEDAFHGRTLLTLSLTSKIHPYKDSFGPFAPEVYRVPYAYCYRCSYSLAYPECHLFCVRHLEDTFQRVVQAERVAAVVVEPILGEGGFVVPPAEYFGVLEEICRKHNILIVADEVQTGFGRTGTLFASEQFGFVPDLLVSAKSMAGGLPLAAITGRAEIMDRPAVGGLGGTFGGNPAACAAALAVMEIFEKENLLERSRQIGRRFQERASRWAKDYALIGDCRGLGAMQALELVSDRASRQPAKEETSAVAEYCFKHGLITITAGTYGNVIRTLMSLVITDEQLEEGMEILEAAISQVSSAKSPRQAARE